TTTCACCTGATAATCTGGAAGTGGAGGTCCAACAGATAAAGGTTTCTGTTTTTCAAGCCTGTTTATTGAAACAACAGGAGATGCCTCTGAAAGTCCGTACCCTTCAAGGAGAGGGACTTTAGGGAATTTCTCTTTCATCCTTTTTAGTGTAGACTCAGGAAGTGGTGCTGCCCCTGACACAAACGCTCTCAGTTTGTTAAACCACATAAAGTACCACGGGAGTTTTGCTTTAGACAGGGCGTTGTAAACTTCAGGAACTCCCATAAAGATTGTTACTCTTTTTAAAAGGGTCTGTTTTAGTATATTTGAAAAAGGCATAATAGACTTTATTATTACAATAGGAGAACCAAAATACAGGGGAAGCAAAACAGTAGCTGTAAGTGTAAATGTGTGGAACATAGGCAGGTATACTATAAATCTGTCTTTGTGGGAAAGGGGAACAACTTTTTCTATATTGATCAGGTTTGAAAAAATATTTTTATATGTGAGCATAACACCTTTTGGTTTTCCAGTTGTACCTGATGTATAGATCATAACAGCCACATCTTCTAACTCCCCTTGTGGCTTTATATGCTCATAATCTTCAATAGTTAAACCTTCATCAAACAGAAGATTGTTCTGGTCTAAAGCCTTGTAATCTCCATGCCATATAATCTTCTGGACTTTTGTTTTCTGGAAAACCTCTTTTAGCTCTTTCTGGAATCTGTCCTGAGTAATAACTACCTTAGAATCACTGTGATCAAGTATGTACTCAATCTCGTCCTTTTTCAGAAAAGTGTTTATAGGAACAGGAACAGCTCCTAACTTTCCTATAGCAAGGAAAGCTATTATAAATTCCTTTGAATTTCCCATAAGTATAGACACATGGTCTCCTTTTTTTACTCCTATCAGTTCCAGATATTTAGCAAAGGAATCCACATAATGTTTTAACTGTTTATGGGTTATTTTTAGTTTATCTTCAAATAAAGCAGGTTTTCTTCCAAATTTTTTTGCGTTTTTCTCTACAAGCTCATAAAAGTTTTTATAAGGATACTTCTCTTCCATGACTGCCCCTTAGAATTTATATCCAACAGAAAGATTAATCAGATGTGCTTTCATATCTGAAAACTTACCATCCACATTTTCGTTCTGTCCATCTACATATCTATCTATCTTTTCTACATAAAGGTAAGCAAGACCTACTTCAAGATTTTTTTGGGGATTCCATATTCCACCTACAGAAAAAATCCATCCGTTTGCATCAGGAAGCTCAAAACCAAGAGTTTTCTGTGGTATAGGTGTTTCATCGTAAGCTATGCCTGCCAGTGCTGTAAACTTCTCATTCAGTTTATGCTTAATCCCAAATCTTACAGTTTTTGAGTCGTGCCAGTTTTTTTCTTTTACTTTTCCAAGATTACTTTCTACCAATGGATCTTCATAGTTTATATCAAGCTTTCTGTACTGACCCCAGAATGTAATCTCGTAAGTAAGGTCAAAAGTTGTCCTGTTGTTGTGGGTATAGGAAACACCTATTCTCCATTCTGCCGGTAGGACTACCTTTACATCCCCCTCTGTAGAAATAGGGTAGCTTCCAAGATAACCTTTTGCCATACCGTTGATATCAGGTTTTATCTCAGACCTGTATATTGTAGCAATTCTAAGATTTTCTTTCAGTTTTAAAGCAGCAGAAAGGAGATAACCAAAATTTATCCTGCTCTCACCATTCATATCTATTCTGTAAACAGGCTCTCTCCTGTACTTTATCTCACCTGTGGCATACAGAGCCCTTATCCC
This genomic stretch from Persephonella hydrogeniphila harbors:
- a CDS encoding fatty acid--CoA ligase; protein product: MEEKYPYKNFYELVEKNAKKFGRKPALFEDKLKITHKQLKHYVDSFAKYLELIGVKKGDHVSILMGNSKEFIIAFLAIGKLGAVPVPINTFLKKDEIEYILDHSDSKVVITQDRFQKELKEVFQKTKVQKIIWHGDYKALDQNNLLFDEGLTIEDYEHIKPQGELEDVAVMIYTSGTTGKPKGVMLTYKNIFSNLINIEKVVPLSHKDRFIVYLPMFHTFTLTATVLLPLYFGSPIVIIKSIMPFSNILKQTLLKRVTIFMGVPEVYNALSKAKLPWYFMWFNKLRAFVSGAAPLPESTLKRMKEKFPKVPLLEGYGLSEASPVVSINRLEKQKPLSVGPPLPDYQVKIVDDELVELPQGEIGEIIVKGDNVMKGYYKDERATEETVINGWLLIGDMGYVDEDGYIYIVDRKKDLIISKGINIYPREIEEVLTSHPEIEEAAVVGKKDENHGEIPVAFIRLTEGSQLKEKDVRAFLKERLANYKIPKNYYFVDDLPRNATGKILKRVLKEKVNSGEYG
- a CDS encoding OmpP1/FadL family transporter — protein: MKKLYLLAGIMISATAYGAAYKIPEQSTRAMGTSAAYFAGADSADAAYYNPAGMVWIGNNDKTLFEIGTKYIYLPRIKFKGQAADPVTRVFYPSNAKTLKEEFVVPYFHFILPSGDRFRFGFSFVTPYGLSKRWSADYQRGTAEEFTLKTFEFDTTVAYQLDKRLSIGAGIRALYATGEIKYRREPVYRIDMNGESRINFGYLLSAALKLKENLRIATIYRSEIKPDINGMAKGYLGSYPISTEGDVKVVLPAEWRIGVSYTHNNRTTFDLTYEITFWGQYRKLDINYEDPLVESNLGKVKEKNWHDSKTVRFGIKHKLNEKFTALAGIAYDETPIPQKTLGFELPDANGWIFSVGGIWNPQKNLEVGLAYLYVEKIDRYVDGQNENVDGKFSDMKAHLINLSVGYKF